From a region of the Castanea sativa cultivar Marrone di Chiusa Pesio chromosome 10, ASM4071231v1 genome:
- the LOC142611620 gene encoding uncharacterized protein LOC142611620, whose protein sequence is MNKLLDFGRKALFYVRVLSGYEERRIRSFRLELEQRMKQAQERKAALRKVPEQAILAEVRRMVVEMQNLNKKLEETEAAIEEYFKPIDKEAEVIMKMQLDGEEKTLKEMMKTMQQQALLEKAEAEKIANANQVGAKQEEDQASAKTPQQAQMR, encoded by the exons ATGAATAAGCTATTAGATTTTGGAAGGAAGGCCCTATTCTATGTTAGGGTTCTTTCTGGGTATGAAGAACGCAGAATCCGATCGTTTAGGTTGGAGCTTGAGCAGCGTATGAAACAG GCACAAGAAAGGAAGGCTGCCTTAAGAAAGGTCCCAGAACAGGCTATTTTAGCAGAGGTTCGCCGTATGGTTGTGGAGatgcaaaatttaaataagaagCTGGAAGAAACT GAGGCCGCTATTGAAGAGTACTTCAAACCGATTGATAAAGAAGCTGAGGTCATAATGAAAATGCAACTAGATGGAGAGGAGAAGACACTGAAGGAGATGATGAAAACGATGCAACAGCAGGCTTTGCTTGAAAAAGCTGAAGCAGAAAAAATCGCAAATGCGAATCAGGTTGGTGCAAAACAGGAAGAGGACCAAGCATCCGCCAAAACCCCTCAACAAGCGCAAATGAGATAA
- the LOC142613033 gene encoding uncharacterized protein LOC142613033, producing the protein MTSEHHTTNTSPQSSPDVGLPSLYDALTLQQYYFEQSLASEKLRFKKLVDEQEASIKAAVKETAARATKVGKILIGEKDAAPKEKVEEFDSQCMSRGVKELQSCSQSPSSQFLRSKSRSPTRYKKEYKEHKDHSSKDTTSHGHHRRSSDHDCWDDHKHHYKSSHRRNRYFSGGKYDSNSHQNKSRHTTRRRSRSRSPTWRHRPVDSSSPGSGYFRSELHDSRCYKPSRVTGSHSMSRSPISDYSIRNRTQQSEDINTSIPKVPRRSPSIGNFLSNRSAGLQVDDSGYYANQNVNASKQLERKGTPMRELLLNSESSSRSICSLDYFGERTTEAINVRKDLWSAPGGGKHPADVNADGRLLPVTSGCNFMDSPVSSLPKFTGSMDYSTQTDRLSRIEDVGNGHDRIVKSEHELLNVTVKEVDVDDSNLPTQQEVFNHEVDVMHVSDPANLASISSLLADPSPNKYKYSKEI; encoded by the exons ATGACTTCTGAACATCATACAACAAATACATCTCCACAGTCTTCTCCAGATGTTGGGCTACCTTCTCTATATGATGCCTTAACTCTGCAGCAGTATTATTTTGAACAGTCACTAGCAAGTGAGAAGCTGAGGTTCAAGAAGCTGGTTGACGAACAAGAAGCAAGCATAAAAGCAGCTGTCAAAGAAACCGCAGCTCGTGCAACAAAAGTTGGCAAAATTTTGATTGGGGAAAAAGATGCTGCACCAAAAGAGAAAGTTGAAGAATTTGATTCTCAGTG CATGTCTAGGGGTGTTAAAGAGTTGCAATCTTGTTCACAGTCTCCATCTTCGCAATTTCTAAGGTCGAAATCCAGATCTCCTACTAGATACAAGAAAGAATATAAGGAGCACAAGGACCATTCATCAAAAGATACCACCAGTCATGGCCATCATAGACGTTCCAGTGACCATGACTGTTGGGATGATCACAAGCACCATTACAAGTCTAGTCACAGACGTAATAGATACTTTTCTGGTGGCAAATATGATTCAAACTCCCACCAGAATAAAAGCAGGCACACGACAAGGAGAAGATCTCGATCTAGATCACCTACTTGGAGACATCGTCCTGTTGACTCTAGTTCCCCAGGTTCTGGGTATTTTAGATCCGAGTTGCATGATTCTAGATGCTACAAACCTTCAAGAGTTACAGGTAGTCACAGCATGTCAAGAAGTCCTATCAGTGATTATAGCATTAGGAATAGAACTCAGCAGAGCGAGGACATCAACACGAGTATACCTAAAGTTCCAAGAAGGTCGCCCTCTATAGGGAACTTTTTGAGTAACAGAAGTGCAGGTCTTCAGGTGGATGACAGTGGTTACTATGCGAATCAAAATGTTAATGCAAGTAAGCAGCTGGAGAGAAAGGGAACCCCTATGAGAGAGCTGTTACTTAATTCTGAATCTTCATCAAGATCAATATGTTCTCTTGATTATTTTGGTGAAAGGACCACTGAAGCAATAAATGTTAGAAAAGATCTCTGGTCTGCACCTGGTGGTGGAAAACATCCAGCTGACGTGAATGCTGATGGAAGATTATTACCTGTAACCTCAGGTTGCAATTTTATGGATTCACCAGTATCTTCTCTTCCAAAATTTACTGGCTCCATGGACTATTCGACGCAGACAGACCGCCTGTCACGTATAGAGGATGTTGGCAATGGACATGATAGGATAGTGAAGAGTGAACATGAACTGTTGAATGTGACTGTGAAGGAGGTTGATGTAGATGACAGTAACCTTCCTACTCAGCAAGAGGTCTTTAATCATGAGGTGGATGTTATGCATGTAAGTGATCCTGCTAATTTAGCTTCCATCTCTTCTTTACTAGCAGATCCAAgtccaaacaaatataaatattcaaaagagaTTTGA
- the LOC142613576 gene encoding bax inhibitor 1 codes for MDAFSSFYNTYGSTQNRWSYDSLKNFRQISPQVQAHLKKVYVTLCFTLVASAAGAYLHSLWNIGGMLTTIACFGSILWLFSTPAYQEKKKFSLLMAAATFEGASLGPLFDLANTVDPSILVTAFVGTALAFGCFSAAAMLARRREYLYLGGLLSSGLSVLLWLHFASAIFGGSTAIFKFELYFGLLLFIGFIVVDTQDIIEKAHLGDMDYVNHAMLLFTDFVAVFVRILVIMLKNSIEKGEKKKKRRD; via the exons ATGGACGCATTCTCGTCGTTCTACAATACCTACGGTTCTACACAGAACCGCTGGAGCTACGATTCCCTCAAGAATTTCCGCCAGATCTCTCCCCAAGTCCAGGCTCATCTTAAGAAG GTGTACGTGACACTATGCTTTACTTTGGTCGCTTCCGCTGCCGGGGCTTACCTGCATTCCCTCTGGAACATAGGTGGCATGTTGACCACGATTGCTTGCTTTGGAAGCATTCTGTGGCTATTCTCCACCCCTGCTTATCAAGAG AAAAAGAAGTTTTCTCTGTTGATGGCAGCTGCCACATTTGAGGGGGCTTCACTTGGTCCTCTGTTTGATTTAGCCAACACGGTTGACCCAAG TATTTTGGTTACTGCTTTTGTTGGGACTGCACTAGCATTTGGCTGTTTCTCAGCAGCAGCTATGTTAGCAAGGCGCAGAGAATACCTCTACCTTGGTGGCTTGCTATCTTCTGGCCTTAGCGTCCTCCTGTGGCTACATTTTGCTTCTGCAATCTTTGGGGGCTCTACAGCCATCTTCAAGTTTGAG TTGTACTTTGGGCTACTGTTGTTTATCGGCTTCATCGTTGTGGACACCCAGGATATTATTGAGAAAGCTCATTTGGGTGATATGGACTATGTGAATCACGCGATGCTTCTTTTCACTGATTTTGTTGCTGTTTTTGTCCGAATTCTTGTTATCATG TTGAAGAATTCCATTGAGAAGggtgagaagaagaagaaaaggagggATTAA